A part of Paramisgurnus dabryanus chromosome 15, PD_genome_1.1, whole genome shotgun sequence genomic DNA contains:
- the LOC135769392 gene encoding E3 SUMO-protein ligase ZBED1-like yields the protein MDLPKHKLIQDIITRWNSSFEMLERFLEQQPAIMATRMSKDLRKGVTDVCTLSESDIANMDDIVQLMGPVKIATTVMCEEDQPTLSVIAPLQAKLLKHLQPCENDSTLVAEIKMVMTNDLSKRYRGTQDALNIASALDPRFKKLPYLDKEDREQVYAKLIFEAEASHQMQAMGNQEEDDGGSNTKLSGFDEETTAPNESPPCKKKALDALFGDSFTQRERKSTSETARAEVMRYRAKDALPLTENAMNWWKSQENELPVLSILAKRYLCIPGTIVPAERVFSTAGDIVNAQRSVLRPDHVDQLIFLKKNL from the exons ATGGATTTACCAAAACACAAACTAATCCAAGACATAATCACCAGATGGAACAGTTCATTCGAAATGCTTGAACGTTTTTTGGAACAGCAGCCAGCTATAATGGCAACTCGGATGTCCAAGGATCTGCGAAAAGGGGTCACAGATGTATGCACGCTGAGTGAGAGTGATATTGCCAACATGGATGACATTGTTCAGTTGATGGGTCCTGTCAAAATTGCAACAACTGTAATGTGTGAGGAAGACCAGCCAACTCTCTCTGTAATTGCTCCTCTTCAAGCAAAACTTCTGAAACACCTACAGCCATGCGAAAACGACTCAACCCTGGTTGCAGAGATTAAGATGGTGATGACCAATGACCTCTCCAAACGCTACAGAGGCACCCAAGATGCTCTCAACATAG CATCAGCGTTGGACCCGCGATTTAAAAAACTGCCCTACCTGGACAAAGAGGACAGAGAACAAGTCTACGCAAAACTGATTTTTGAGGCAGAAGCGTCCCACCAG atgcaaGCAATGGGAAATCAGGAGGAAGACGATGGAGGCTCAAACACAAAGCTGTCAGGATTCGATGAAGAGACCACAG CTCCAAATGAGTCACCTCCTTGTAAGAAGAAAGCCTTAGATGCACTGTTTGGTGATTCCTTTACCCAAAGAGAAAGAAAATCCACAAGTGAGACAGCCAGAGCAGAGGTTATGAGGTACCGAGCAAAAGATGCATTGCCTTTGACTGAAAATGCCATGAATTGGTGGAAATCTCAGGAGAACGAGCTACCTGTACTTTCAATCCTTGCTAAACGGTACCTGTGCATTCCAGGCACCATTGTGCCAGCAGAGCGAGTTTTTAGTACTGCTGGTGACATAGTGAACGCACAGAGAAGTGTTTTGCGGCCAGATCATGTTGATCAGttgatatttttgaaaaaaaatctgtag